The following is a genomic window from Cinclus cinclus chromosome 7, bCinCin1.1, whole genome shotgun sequence.
GTGGGATAATCCAGAATCCCACAACTTTGGCTCTCAATTCAAGTTGACCAGTGTTAGATTTTTGGATAGCTCacttagtgtttttttttttttttctctcaccaTCTAATCCTGATACCTTTCACATAAATCAGTTTATCAGAGTcatgtttttttgtcttttttttaactgcaggCGTAAAAGTTACGAAGCGCTTGTTTGCAGGAGttgtgtttgcattttgttgttggtttgtgtttgctttttttcttccctctgttgTGGATTTCTCTTGGCCTTGTGGAAGGAGGAGAGATGTAACAGCTACAAAAAGAGATGTCATTAAGAGACTATTAAAACATAAGAGGGAGTGACAGTTTCCTGGCAGCATAAAAAGTGTGCTTATCTTCTATAGGaccaatttttaaaagttacattTGGCTAAATCAGAGCAGTTGTTAGAAAACAGTGCCAATGACAaagatttttactttcttttttgcttttccccagcttttttttttttgttgtgactGTGGTGTACCAACAGAAAATGACCACTGTTGTTAGACAGCAGTTTTAACTATTCCCTCCAAAGAATTTGTCAGCCACTGAGTGCTTTGCCTCAATACCTGGCAGTTGGAAAGAATTTGTTACTCAGGCAACTGTTAGAATTGTTGTTTTCTATGCCGAGTTGTTTTTCCAAAATTTCAGGTTGGTCAGCATTTAAGCTGTTTTGAAGCAGCTACTAACTGGATGAGTTctaagatttgttttttttttttcctaatattttgcATCTTAAGTCCAGAAAGCTTTTCTGCTCAGTTTTAAAGTAGAAGTGTTGAGGTAACATGAACTATTAAAATGTGGTAATGCAACACAGTTAAGTACTTCTCATCAGTATGAGCCTGGCTCTATTTTAGATGTAATTAGAATAAATTTCGTGTCATTAGAATATGTTTAGTATTTTCAGATAGAGTAGATACATGTATCTATACCCAGTAATCACACCAAATTCTGCAGAATCTTTTTGGAATAAAACATGTAAATTTGCTGGTTTGAATGTTTTTAATATGGTAGGATTAGGTTTCATGGTTGCAATCCAGTAATGCTGATGTACTTGACTAGCCTGATTCTTAGGAGCTGTGAATTTCCATAAGATTGCTCAGGTGAATGTAGTCAGGCCCATGAATCTTGGAAAATCTAGGCCTAGGTGTGCTGCTTCAGTGAACACCAAGTACAAACATAAATCCTTGGTGTGTTGCTGGAGTTAGTGTTCCCGTTTACTGATTGTAAGTGACTTTAAGTGTTTCTTTAACAAAATAGTTTGTATATGCTATTGTATTCATTGCCAGAAAAGGAAGTTCTACTTTCCAAAATAACCCTGGAGTCAGAGAAGGTGTAGGtgagttttgtttgcttgtcttgtttttgtttttaataaaggtATTACAGCAGTGATTTGTACTTACCCTCTTGATATGGTTAGAGTTCGCCTGGCGTTCCAAGTAAAAGGGGAACACAAGTACATGGGAATTATCCATGCATTCAAGATGATTTACACaaaggtattttttcttttaatcttcaGCTCTGTCCAAGCAAAGTATGCTCTTTGAAATAATGTTACACTGCATTGAATATAATAAATAGCTTAGTGCAAAATAACGTGACTTCATTGTGTCcacttggaatttttttaacgTATAAAAGTTATTTGGATACTGCTTTTGACTTAGGCTGGTGAGCTGTAGCTGAGGCTCATGTAAGTGGGAGGtcagaaacagcagagaagctgcttttcaagaACAGTAGTAATGTTACCAAAAAGATTTGGGGAGGAGGGCTGTGTATAATGCATAGGTATTTCCAGTTATGATGTTGGATGtagatttttctccttcattttcGCTTATCTCCTATGGAGCCAGGCAGTTGTCCCTCTAATTTTTTCAGGCACGGGAAGCAGAATGTGACATGAGCCCCTTAGTGGTAGGTGGTGCTAGTCACATTGCTGTCATGGGAATCCCTATGAACAGTCAGGGAACTCAAGGCACTTGCATTTCTTGCCAcaaatgctgctgtttttctttctaaggAAGGTGGTTTTAGTGGATTCTACAGAGGGCTGATGCCAACTGTGGTGGGAATGGCACCATATGCAGGTAAGTTAAAGCCAGAACGTGGCAGTCCTTCAGCAGTCCTGTCCACTACtaaatttgtttaaatatgTTTGCACAGCTAGTTAATTAGCTTCTGTCCAAATCGTCTTCAGTGATGCTCCTTAAAAAGCGTCCTCAGTAGTCAAAGCCTAATTTTTGTGCAATTTGGAGCTGGGAGTGAGAAAGGCAAACTAGTGGTTGTGTTGTacttcccagttttcccccaaGGAAACATGGAGGCTGTTTTCTCTCCAACAGGCAGATCCTTGAGAGCAGGCGCTCGGTAAATGGAGCCTCAGAGCCTTCGTTTGGCTCCATCTCCTGGTGGCTTTTCCGTAAATACTTCTGCGTGTAAAGCAGTGGTGATGTGGCACAGAGAAGCAGAACAGCCCAGCTAAACTGCACTCCTTtttaaaagctgagaaatgttCTTCAGTTAGAAAGATCTTAGGAGCGAGGAAAGATTCTTGACAGCATTCCAGTAACTTAAAACTCACAGTCTAGCTTATTTAAAGTATTCTTATAGCACTACGTATAAACAGAAATTCATTTGGACAGAAGTTACTGTAGAAGTTCAAAATACTGTTTATCTGTTCTTCTGCTTAAAAAGAACTTCCACAAGAACTGGAAGATAGCTTGATTTTGTAAATACAGCTTTCTATTTATGATGATACATcaagaaattgttttttttttttttaatgaaagtacataaaattaaatttccttttaggtttttcattttttacctTTGGTACCTTAAAGAGCATTGGACTTGCTCAAGCACCTAACTTGCTTGGACGGCCTTCATTAGATAACCCCGATGTGTTAGTTTTGAAAACACATGTAAATCTGCTGTGTGGTGGCATAGCTGGAGCAATAGCTCAGACGATATCGTAAGTTTGGGTATGGGGCTGGTTTCATCTCTATAGCTGTTCATGCTTAAGAATTTTACCTAAGTCTCATTATTAGTAAcgtttttaaattaaacaaatgTGGAAATTCAGATATTTCCTGTTGTTTCACTTACTAAATGGCTATTTAATCCTCAGGGTCTTTATCCAGTAAGTCAATTAAACAAATTCAGGCAAATCTCCTAAAAATctactggaatattttttagTAACAATCTTGTTTCTCAGCttgcttggaaaaataaaaacttttgaCCCTGAACATagttttcagaattttattttccaatttaCTTAACCTGTGAAGTgataggatttaaaaaaaaaaaaaacaaaaaacaaacaagccttAGATATTGTATTTGGCATCTTTATTACCttgcttgtttctttctttctcaacCTGTCCTTCTTCTATTTAATTTTGTCCATAAAGTAAGTTCATTTAATGGACTTGTATGGCATGGATTTTTCACTAAATCACTGCATCGCAAGTATCACTGCCTATTAATCCTTAaactgttaattttattttcaatgcaGGTGTCTTCTCCCTCCAGCGTTTTACAGACTGTTTTTACTCTCATCTGATCTCCATGTGTCTTCCTTACTAGTGCCAAATGGAATGTATTGAGAGCTCTGGTTTGCTGGTTTTGGTTGTGTAAGGGGAGTCTCCCTTTTTGGAGAGCTTCCAGCTGTGTTGAGAATCTAAGATGGATTCCTGACTCACTGAAAAGGGTGCTTGGAGGTTGCACGTGGACTACTTTGTGTTGTTTGTTTAAACAATACTCAAACATCTGCTTGAGCTGCTGTTTAAATATCTGCTCTGCAGGTATCCCCTGGATGTAACTCGTAGGCGAATGCAGTTGGGAGCAGTTCTCCCAGACTCTGAAAAGTGCCTGTAAGTATCTCCTTTGCATCTGTATTGAGTTCTTGGATGTCTAAGTTCAGCTCTTAATTTTAAACTCGGAAATTAAGAAGACAACTACCCCCACCCCTGAACTAATACATTGTTGATTTCTTCATGCTTTTAATAGGCGTTTGCCCACAGACAAAAGCTGACATTATCAATctgggattaaaaaaatacctgaaaaaacAATGGCACCCCTGTTAGTAATCCTGTAGTTGTATTAGTAAAgtagggtgggtttttttgtattttaatgcaACTTGTGCTATCTTTCATTATCAGCAAGATCTCTAGAGAGAGAAGGAATGCTTCTACTGAAATGAGTTTCAGACCTTATTTTAATGGTGCAGAATCTGTTCCATAAGATGATTTTGCATAATGCagttttattcaatttttttggACTTACAGTGATCTCTTGCTGTAGCCCACACATTGTTGATGTTCTTCCAGTAGAAGTGGAAGCACCATAATAACTTAAAAATCATAGTAGTATTAAATCATCTCTTGAGAAACTTTCTGCGTTTCAAACTCATTCAAATTCAATTCTGGGACAGTTTTCTCTTGGTTAGTTTCAATCTTGTGGAATTGCATGTGTCTGAATCCAGTGCAATTCACTGTGAGCCTCCTGCATGCAAAGTTGGATCCTACAAAGAGCAACCTTTGTGACATTTCACAAGCAACCTGAATGGTGCTTAGCTGTGAAGgttctgttgcttttttttttttttgcttggctATTTTCCACTcctgataattttaaaataaaaatgtgttcatTGTTcccagggttttatttttgcattggTGAGGACTACTTTTACAGACACCAGGCTTCCCAATTTGACAATTTTATTGTGACTGTATAGAGAGCTGTGCCTTGAAGGACAGACACAGGTATATCTTTGGAGGATGAGAGGATAAAGCAAGCAGGAAGTCTCGAAGCTTTGGAACATATGGAAGATGCTCTCCAAGGGCACTTGTCTTCAATAGCATGGAAATACCAACCATTTCACATCTGTTTGCTTAGTTTCAATACAAGCATGAGAAACAAGTCCTCTTTGTGTATACAGTGCAATTTCAGCTTTTAATAAGGTGAAATATTATATACTCAGATTATTATTTGTAAAAGGAATTGATTAGTCTCAGCTCCTTCCTGCCAGTTAGGCAAGAGTATGTGTGGAGCCATTCTGGTCTAAAAGACCTTAATATGTCTTGTAAGGCAGGTGTTTTCAAACTGACACTTGTTTAGCTGGGACTGCACTATCCTCTTTCCAAGTCCCAGCCCTTGGGCCCACATGTCTTGTGGAAGCTCAGGTTGTATTTTTTAGTCATATGTGGCCTTGCTGTGTGGAAAGCCATGGGTTTTTCTCCATGGGTCTCTTAAAACTTGAGTAAAAAGTGTcttgtatttaaagaaaatgattTTGATAGTTGAATGTGTATCCCCTAATTATTCAAGTTCTTATTTTCCCAGTACAATGGTGAAGACACTGAAATATGTGTATCAGCAACATGGAGTACGAAGAGGACTGTACCGTGGTTTATCCTTGAATTACATTCGTTGTATTCCTTCCCAGGCCGTGGCTTTTACCACGTATGAACTTATGAAACAATTCTTGCACCTCaactgatttatttcttttagaagacttttttttctgtaaaactaCACTATCAATCCTGAAATTATATTGATGAATAAATTActtgaagttttaaaaaaagctttctgtTACTGTGGACCTGCTGTTGGATGACATCTTTATTTGCCAGAATGTGGTCGATTTCCTGGAGTGAAAACCGGGTGACACATGGAAATAAACGGTAGCTAGCTCTAAACACATTTTTTGCG
Proteins encoded in this region:
- the SLC25A16 gene encoding solute carrier family 25 member 16 isoform X2: MAGSMAGITAVICTYPLDMVRVRLAFQVKGEHKYMGIIHAFKMIYTKEGGFSGFYRGLMPTVVGMAPYAGFSFFTFGTLKSIGLAQAPNLLGRPSLDNPDVLVLKTHVNLLCGGIAGAIAQTISYPLDVTRRRMQLGAVLPDSEKCLTMVKTLKYVYQQHGVRRGLYRGLSLNYIRCIPSQAVAFTTYELMKQFLHLN
- the SLC25A16 gene encoding solute carrier family 25 member 16 isoform X1; translated protein: MASPAAAGPGAALPPAAARRDFYWLRSFIAGGVAGCCAKTTTAPLDRVKILLQAHNHHYKHLGVFSTLCAVPKKEGYLGLYKGNGAMMIRIFPYGAIQFMAFDQYKKVIKKQLGISGHVHRLMAGSMAGITAVICTYPLDMVRVRLAFQVKGEHKYMGIIHAFKMIYTKEGGFSGFYRGLMPTVVGMAPYAGFSFFTFGTLKSIGLAQAPNLLGRPSLDNPDVLVLKTHVNLLCGGIAGAIAQTISYPLDVTRRRMQLGAVLPDSEKCLTMVKTLKYVYQQHGVRRGLYRGLSLNYIRCIPSQAVAFTTYELMKQFLHLN